A stretch of Canis lupus baileyi chromosome 2, mCanLup2.hap1, whole genome shotgun sequence DNA encodes these proteins:
- the LOC140609591 gene encoding RE1-silencing transcription factor-like, translated as MATQVMGQSSGGGGLFTGSGNIGMALPNDMYDLHDLSKAELAAPQLIMLANVALSGEVNGSCCDYLVGEERQMAELMPAGDNNFSDSDGEGLEESPEIKGEPSGLENMELESLELSVVEPQPVFEVSAAPEIYNSNKDLPPETPGAEDKCKNLKSKPFRCKPCQYEVESEEQFVHHIRVHSAKKFFVEESAEKQAKARESGSPTAEEGDFSKGSIRCDRCSYNTSRYDHYTAHLKHHTRAGDNERVYKCIICTYTTISEYHWRKHLRNHFPRKVYTCGKCNYFSDRKNNYVQHVRTHTGKSTL; from the coding sequence ATGGCCACCCAGGTAATGGGGCAGTCTTCTGGAGGAGGAGGGCTGTTCACAGGCAGTGGCAACATTGGCATGGCCTTGCCTAACGACATGTATGATTTGCATGACCTCTCCAAAGCTGAACTGGCGGCGCCCCAGCTTATCATGTTGGCAAATGTGGCCTTAAGTGGGGAAGTAAATGGCAGCTGCTGTGATTACCTGGTTGGTGAAGAAAGACAGATGGCAGAATTGATGCCTGCTGGAGATAACAACTTTTCAGATAGTGACGGAGAAGGACTTGAGGAGTCTCCTGAAATAAAAGGTGAACCCAGTGGACTGGAAAACATGGAACTGGAAAGTTTGGAGCTCAGTGTTGTAGAACCACAGCCTGTGTTTGAGGTGTCAGCTGCCCCAGAAATTTACAACTCAAATAAAGATCTTCCTCCTGAAACACCTGGAGCAGAGGACAAATGCAAGAACTTGAAGAGCAAACCTTTTCGCTGTAAGCCATGCCAGTATGAAGTGGAATCAGAAGAACAGTTTGTGCATCACATCAGAGTTCATAGTGCCAAGAAGTTTTTTGTGGAAGAAAGTGCAGAGAAGCAAGCAAAAGCCAGAGAATCTGGGTCTCCCACTGCAGAGGAGGGAGATTTCTCCAAGGGCTCCATTCGCTGTGACCGCTGCAGCTACAATACCAGTCGATATGATCACTATACCGCTCACCTGAAACACCACACCAGAGCTGGGGATAATGAGCGAGTCTACAAGTGCATCATTTGCACATACACCACAATCAGCGAGTATCACTGGAGGAAACACTTGAGAAACCATTTTCCAAGGAAAGTATACACATGTGGAAAATGCAACTATTTTTcagacagaaaaaataattatgttcaaCATGTTCGAACTCATACAGGTAAGAGTACCTTGTAG